The sequence ACTCTCCGCCATCTTGTCAAGCGAACACCCGGAGCTATGGCAACCACCAATCGGCCGCCGGTCTGGCGGAGCGGCGCGCCGTGATTGGACCAGCAGCAGAGAGCGCCCGCCCTCAAACCCAGCCGCAGCATCTCTGCCCAGCCCACGGGCCTTAAGTCCTTCGGCCGCCTTCGCGCTACGCAAAGGATCACGAAAAAGTAGGAGGCCGCGTTCATTTTAAAAGCCAGAGTTCCTCCAACCTGCAGTTAATTCAATCAACCTGGAGTTAATGCAAGAGCGAGCCTACAGACACTAGATTGTAAACAAGCAACTTAATAAACTTGATTTTTATGGTGATTTGGGGGGAGGGACAAAAAGGGGGTGAGGCTGCAGTGCTATAATTGTGTTGttgaattgtttttattattctccCAGTTTTTTGAAGGATTTGTTTGTACCAGACAGAGCTCTCAGAACTCCGAAAGCAGGTCTTATCAAAGAACACACAAGAGGTTTTGCCCAGCATTAGGAGAGATGCAAAAGCATCAAAATTCTGCctgaaaaaatattcctttttatctCGGTAGCCTCAAAGTTATCTCAAGCGTTATTATAGTTCGGTAACTAAGGGTGCACGCTCTGAGGTCGGACTGCCTGGTTTGAGTTTCACCGTCCTTCTACATtaagtgaccttgggaaagtcacttaacctctctaagcttgggtttcctcatctttattattattatttatttttggctgcgttgggtcttcgttgctgtgtgcgggctttctctagttgcggggagcaggggctactctttgttgtgcaggtttctcattgcggtggcttctcttgttgcggagcatggactctaggcacgcggggttcagtagctgtgtctcgtgggctcagtagttgtggcacgtgggctgtagagtgcaggctcagtagttgtggcgcacgggcgtagttgctccacggcatgtgggatcttcccagaccaaggcttgaacccgtgtcccttgcactggcaggcggattcttaaccaccgtgccaccagggaagccccttattatttatttatttggctgcgccaggtcttagttgcagcactcgggatcttcattgaggcatgcaggatctttagttgtggcatgtgaactcttagttgcggcatgtgggatctatttccctgagcagggatggaacccgggtcccctgctttgggagcatagagtcttacccactggaccaccagggaagtccttcctcatctttaaaaaggagataataGTCTCTCCCAAATAAGAttgtgtgagaattaagtgaggtaGCACATCTAATGAGCTTAGgctaatgcctggcatatagtaagcactcaataaatgttcactcATTTTGTTAGCCATCAGAGCAGTGGTGAACCAATTCACTGAGAGAATCCATGTATGGTGTGTAAGAAACCTTGTATTAAAAATTTCATACCAATCTATAATCGTATAGTATTTGTAACAATATTTTTGTGAGAGTTCTGGCAAGATTTGAAATTAAAGTTCTTCAGAGTTGAATAAAAAACTGTCTGACATGTGACCAAATCCAGGTAAAAAGTACAGAGTTGAAGATGAATTGAATGAGCATGAAATAAACaatgaatgagaggaaataagcaaatatgaaaatttaaattattttattataaacatttatacaaAATAAACCACAAACacaactgttaaaaataaaatttaaacagaattaGGCCAGTTCATAAAACATGtcaaatgaaaaagtaataacAAAAACCTTATCAGCTTGTTTGAAATTATTCATCTTTAGATATATGATGCTTTGTTTCCTAGACTTAAAATAGAGATCTCCATTACACATAGTTAGGctgtgaaatattaaatattatttttaaaagacaaacagaTTCTTAAAGATTAGCAAATACTTGCAAAGTGATCACCAAAATCTTTGTGTATTTGTTAACAAAATTGTAAATCCAGAATATAAAATCGACTGAAATAATCCAACCAAACACCAAATTGCTTAAATGAGACTCAGTTTCTGAGATGGTatcaagagaaaattaaaatcttatttatataCAAGGTTGTATACACAAATAGGTCTTTgtcaatttactttttaaaaacaaattaaattggCCACCATTCCTAAAAACGCTTCCTACACTCTGCTGGAATTTAAAAGGACTTTTAATAACTTCAAGGttatatagaaaaataagttttttattgttgcaaataatttttctttggaaCTTACAGAATTTTTCAGTATTAAGTCCAAAGCTTCTAGAGAACAGTTCTCCAGTATTAATGCTTTCCCCCTCCTCATTAAAAAAGGGATGAATTCTGTGTGGGGCAACACTTCACTGTACAGAATCCATTCTCTCCAAGAAATTCCCCCTCAGAGCCCAGACACTGGCTTTCAAAAATAAGCTCTTCACACAACTGTTCTTAAAGAAGAAGTTCCCACCAGACTACTGCACTCACTCTCCTTACtcatttaaaatcagattttagaGATTTTCAGTGACAAACTATCATTTGGATAACTCTGTCCAAACATGTACTAATGTCAGACAAAAGAATAAGTATCTGCTAATATCTGGAGCTAAATCTCAATCTAGAAAACAAGGATTTTATTTACGTGACTACTGTCGAAGTTAAGTGTTGACTCAAGTAACATGTTCTATCTTGATTAATGCCATTACTCCATAAATAGTCACTTTTTCCAAAACTGTGTTCAAATTTCACGTCATACGTTTCACAGTAAGAACCTAGACTTGGTAGGTTCTGACGCTTATAATCAGGACAGACTGGCTTTGACAAACaatcatctcatttaaaaaaaaaaaaaaatcacaaatttgtGCTTTCTTCCTCCATTTCTGGACAAAAACCAGTCAGAAGAAATTTTAGGGTATATTGCATAGAATGACTCCCTCAAATCAATCAGCCCCCAAGAAGCATAGGATGAGGATGATGTTTTAGTATATTTCCTGTAAGAAAGTTCATTAACATTTATCTTACAcatctctctatttttttcagagCCTTCCTAACAAAGGTTCTGCTGTATAATTTCTATTAATAGCTCTAAGTGATGGGGAAACAATTTCTACTGTCATGCggacattttcagtttctttttcttggccTTCAGTACAGGAGGGAGAGAAATCTTAAAGGCTGTcctgaaataatacagagaagaaaatactttttaatgctCTAAATCTCTATCAAGGGCAAGCCAGCCACACAGCCTCAAAGATACTTACTCGCATGTAGTGCAGATAGGGCTGAAGTTGCAGAATACTGCAAATTGAAAAAACGAAAAATGAACAGGACAGTCTAACAGCCACACAGCTGGGGATGTTTTCTGCACACTCCTCCACAACATAGAAAAACTCAGCGCTACGTGAACTTACTTGACAAGCACACAGAACACACGTAGCCGATTTCAATGAGATTTCGATGGCAGAAGCAAGCAGCCCGGTAGTCGACAtgaactgggggtgggagggttaaCTGAGACCTCTGATCTTGATCAGGAAGAAAAAcccactgttaaaaaaaaaagcaaggaaattttatttaaaacatgggGGAAAATAACCCGAAGCCAGGACATAGATATCAGATATTAGCCAGTAAACACTAAGAATACTAAATTAGATTTTCCTTGAAAGTCTATGAGAAATCGACTATTAGAAATGTGTTTCTATCCATtccacaattactgagcaccACCACACACAGGCACTGTTCTGTCAACAGTCATACAACATTCCACATACAGCTTACAGGGTCCAAAGACTCCCTTAGGTTTGAATTCCCTAGGTCACCCCTCTGCCCCTTTCTTCCAGTTACTAGGCATCAGCCATCTTACTCCCGTTCATTCCCCAGGAAGCAGGGTCTCACTGGACTCAAGGCATTAGGTTCACTGTTGACATTTCCTTACCAGTAAATACTGCAGAAGGGAGGGCATCTGAGGCACCTTCAAGTACAGTCCCCCTGTGATGTCACAAGCCTGCAAGACAAAGGGCTCTCAGCCAAACTAGCACTCGCTTAGCCTTCCAGCGGGAGGTCATTCTCACCAGCAACTCTTCAGGTCTCCAAAAGGAGAGGAAGATATGACACAGCAAATTAAAAGGGAATCTCTTCCCAGAGTGCAGGAGGACCAGAAACTTGCAGCTACCTCTCCAGATGTTCAAATATCTTGTGTTTTCCCCTTGGCCCACACCCTGTCACCCTTTGCAGACTGTAGTATAAGAGTACAAGccatttttcctgtttgtttgctACTGATAAATTTCTATTCTTGCCATGTTTATTCATTCTCATTGTATCTTTTAGTAACagtttgagatgtaattcacatgctATTAaactcacccttttaaagtgtacaatttactagtttttagaatattcacagagttgtgcaactgtcaccgcTATCTACttgcagaacattttcatcaccccaaaaagagatCCCATCCCCATTAACAGTCATTCTCCATCCCTCctttcccctggcaaccactaatctgctttctgtctctatggatttgcctattctggacacttcatataaatggaatcagacaatATATGTCCTTTTACTTCTTGCACTTaggataatgttttcaaggtacattcatattgtagcatgtatcagtacttcattcccttttatgaccaaataatattccattgcatggatagaccacaatttatttatccgtTCGTCCGCTGATGGGCATTTGACTTGTTTCCATTTCTGGGTTATTATGAATAGCACAGCTATGAATATTCACGTATAATATTTTGTATGGAcacgttttcatttttcttaaatatatatctAAGAATGGAATTGTGGACTCAACTGGTAATTCTacgtttaactttctgaggaagttTCAGACTgtattccaaagtggctgtaccttcTCACATTCCCAACAAACACCATGCACTTACCATCAAGCTTAAGAAATAGGTTAATTCTAGAACCTTTGAAGCTGGTGTACTTTCTGGTTGTATCTCCCCTTCCCCACGCATCCCCAGCAGTAACCTAAACTCAAAGTTTTCTACAATTTTGTGCTCTTAACTGATCTTTtaggaaataatatttcttgTGGTCAAAAACATTTATCAAAAGTTTAGTAATTTCTTCAGTCTTATTtccgttttttttccttttccctttttagtTAAAGTAAAATTCAGTTtcatattttgattaaaaataacatctggtggcacagtggttaggaatctgcctgccattgcaggggacacgggttcaagtcctggtccaggaagatcccacatgctgcagagcaactaagcccatgtgccacaactactgagcctgtgcccgagcccacgagccacaactactgagcccgtgtgccacaactactgaagcccgcacacctagagcccgtgccctgcaacaagagaagccaccgcaatgagaagcccgtgcactgcaacaaagagtagcccccactcgccgcaactagagaaagcccgtgcacagcaaggagaacccaatgcagccaaaaaataaatttatttttaaaaaaagagataaaattaattttaagagcatttttatttaactcaatatatccaaactgttatcattttaacatgtaatcagtataagaatcattaatgagatattttacattgtttttttcaatactaagtctttgaaattcagTGTGTATACTTatgcacatctcaattcagatcaGACTCATTTCAAGAGCTCAACAGCCATATGGCTACCATAAAGAATAGCGCAGATCTGGAATATGatcctatttttataaaattctttgcTTAGTGATCTATTCTTCCATCTGTATGTACAGAGAGATCTGTCATGCTGTTCACCTAATACTAACAACAGTAACTTTCAGATGATAGGAtttgaagggattttttttaacttttaaaaaatacttttccgCGTTGCTTGAATTCATTTTAATGtgtgaattacttttaaaaattcaataaaatcattatgtaaaatgtaaataaaaatatcaaagaaaccAGAGAGACGTTGGTGCTCTAATCTAAAGCATCATACAGGCTAATCCCTAAAAATgtgtggggacttccccagtggtccagtgggtaaggctccgagctcccaatgcagggggcccgggttcgatccctggtcggggaactagatcccgcgtgccgcaattaagactcggcacagcctaaataagtaaataaataaataaataaaatattaaaaaataaaaatgtgtgaagACTGGTGGATGAAAAGCATTCAACAATAAGTAAGAGAACACACCGTGCTTTCATAACCACCAACACCAAGCATTCATTTAAAACATATCTGTTGGgcatccctggtggtgcggtggttaagaatccgcctgccaacgcaggggacacaggttcgagccctgggccgggaagatcccacatgccgcagagcaactaagcccgtgcgccacaactactgagcctgtgctctacagcccgtgagccaaaactactgaagcccgcgcacctagagcccacgctccacaacaagagaagccaccgcaatgagaagcctgcacactgcaacgaagaatagcccccgctcgctgcaactagagaaagctcgtgcacagcaacgaagacccaatgcagccgaaataaaataaataaataaataaataaatttatttttaaaaataaataaaaataaaataaaataaaataaaacatacctgTTGGAGGAGTCCTGAATCGGAGTCTAACACACAGGCATCAatcaaaatattctgaaatgaacattttaaaaaatattataggaaTAATAATGACTGCCTTACAGtgagaacctactatatgccagactctATTCTTAAAATGCCTCATTTAATGTGCATAATAACTCTGCAAGGTAgatatctgatttgcattttacgGCTGAAGCACCCAGGCCTTGGCCGGGCGGTGGTCACAGAGCCAAGGGGAAGCAGTGCTGTCACCCCCAGTCTGCCTGTCCCCAAAGTCCATGGTCTTTTCACTACATCATGCTGCCACTCCAAGATGGAGAATATTTTACATGGCTATAGCAGCATTTTAGGTTAAAACTGAAGTTttaaggaagttttttttttttaacatatcaaagaagaaaatgtattagtGATAACTCATCTGAACACTTCAGTTATTTGCaaagtaaaaatatcaaatctttATAAGACCTCCCTGAagcaaagagacagagaaattgAAGCAAGGTATGCAGCAAACTATAAAACCTAGAATTCTTAGCCTGGGGTCCAAGGATGGGCTAAATGGGTTACAGGAATTCCACAAAACTATCTGCAAAACTGTTTGAGTGCATATTTTTCTGGGGACCCATCAGATTCTCAAGGGTCCAGGACCCAAAATAGAGAAATGACTAGTATTGTACAAAATATGGATTCCAGATTCCCAATCCCTTAATAAGTATCTAGTCAGAATACCTCTCTAAGTAGGTCATTCAAACAATAAAATTAACTCCTTCATTATGAAAccaatattctttaaaaagaaggctCTCAATTCACCTGCTTCTGTGCTGCAAAGATGACATTCATGAAGTTCATATACTGCAACGTGCTGTCTTCTGCAGCCTTAATCACCTAAAAATCACATCCATGTTAATACCTTTCAGCCACATCCTAGTATTCTCACTCAAATGTCATCACAGTATACTACAAATTACAACCAATATCATCTTTCTAATTTGTCTTTgaagttattatttaataatacctAAAACTGTAAAGATGACTGCAAAAATCTCCCCCAAATCCTATCCCTCAAGAAAGAACCCTTGTTAATAGCTTCTAAAGAGCACTTATGTGGGCATGTgtatatactcacacacacaccccccaggaTGATACTCTATCTAGTGTTCTGCAACCTGCTTTTTCAGTCCACAATATCTGGGGGGAAAATCTTACATCAATAAATTTGGATGTAACCATCCTTCATGCTGAGTTCATAGATTTCCACTGTTCAACCAATTATCTACAGAAGACACTTAAGCAGTTTCCAAACCCCGGTTTTAGACAATGCTCTAACGAACACTCTCGTCTATCCTTTGCACAACTCTCCGATTAGCTCCTAAAATAATCAGTGAGATTACTAAAGTGTCTGCACATTTAATTTTGATACATATTACCGAACTGCCCTCCAGAAAAGCTGTACCAGTTTATCCTCCCATGGGCGGTGCAAGGGAATAACCACTAGTAGGGCTGACCGTATTTCCAAATGCTAACTGgtcattttcatttcctcttctacCGATTGCTCGTTTCCCACTTGTTTCTTTAGAGTCAaccctgacttttaaaaattaattttcaagagctcttttttattttagaaatattacatTAATCCTGTCAGGTAGCTATACTGAAAGTACTTTttcctaatagttttttttttccccatccttgttttgggggttttatttttttgaggtcttacacttccttttattcttttttttttttttttttattcctttatttttttaatttttatttatttatttattgttggctgtgttgggtcttcgtttctgtgcaagggctttctctagttgcggcaagcgggggccactcttcatcgcggtgcgcaggcctctcactatcgcggcctcttgttgcggagcacaagctccagacgcgcaggctcagtagttgtggctcacgggcctagttgctccgtggcatgtgggatcctcccaggccagggctcgaacccgtgtcccctgcattagcaggcagattctcaaccactgcgccaccagggaaaccctacacTTCCTTTTAAAGTTTCAAATCATGCTTAGCAAGATACTCATCAACACAAGACtataaacagatatttttttctagaGCTTTTATGACTTGAATTTTTACATTGAAATGTTTGATCTTTACTAGAATGTGTTTAGGTATAAGCAGTGAGATCTAGCTTTGCTTTCCCGCAAATGGCCAATCAACTGGCCCAGTACCTTTTATTGAATAATCCATTTCCCTCCCACTAATTTGAAGTGCTTTGTTTATCACATGTCAAACCCCACTGTGTACCTGGCTTCTGGACTctagtcttttccattatctgTTTGCCTACTACTATACCAGAACCAcagttactgtagctttataatgtgTTTTAATGCCTAAAGGAGTGTgcacaaagaagaacaaagagaactGCTCACTACCCAGTTCTACAAGGGTTAACTGGGAACTCACTGCAGCTGCCCACCGACAGCGCACCCTGAGAGGAGTTCAGGATGAGGGACTCTGTGCTTTGGATAAATAGGCCTTTAGATAGTTAGATgcatatctcaggaagaatttcaatgaccccagattcttgccTCTTCGCAGGCaagaactgaaaaaagaaatagaaaagcacGAAAATCactaacttgagatatctgttctTCGTGATTAGCAGTCATCTTTTACCAAGATATATGCTTGACTGCAAGAATTTCCTAGCCAAAAAAATCATAGATAAACTGGCTTCTCCCCTACCTCTTTGGGAGTTTCCTCACAGCTGactggctgtctcctgggctgtaAGACTCTGGATAAAACTTACAACTCACAACTCTTACGTTGTGTGTCTTTCTTTAAGTCACCTGGAGCAAGTTCCTGCCTActattttctttctgaaagctCCTAGCTATTCTCATTGATTTATTCTTTCCGATAAACTGTTGACTTTCTTAAATCCCCCCActctgccaggaaaaaaaaaatctgataataTTCTGAGATTGCATTGAACTTACAGTTTAATATTGGAAAAATtacattaaagaataaaatatggatctccaaaaactagtggttaccagtggggagagggaagaggggagggacaatataggggtaaaggattaagaggtacaaactgttatgcataaaataagctacaaggatacactgtacaacatggggaatatagccaatattttataataactataaatggaggataacctttaaaaattgtggatcACTGTATCATACACCTGtaacataaataatattgtatatcaactatacttcaattttaaaaaagtacaaattttattggaacaatacagagaagattagcatggcccctgctcAAGGATGACACggaaattcgtgaagcgttccatatttttaagtgagacagtggcatggacatatatacaccaccaaatgtaaaatagctagctagtgggaagcagccacatagcacagggagataagcttggtgctctgtgtccacccagaggagtgggatagggagggtgggagggagatgcaagagggaggagatatggagatatatgtatacgcatagctgattcactttgttataaagcagaaactaacacaccattgtaaagcaattatactgcaatagagatgttaaaaacaataataataaagtacaaattttaaaaagaaaaaaaatatggctcTCCATTTATTCAATTCTTTCATGTCTCTCagaattttagtttttcaccataaTCAATTTTACGTATTGCTTGTTAATTAATTCTGGGtacttaatatttattgtttctattaTAAATGGGTCTTATTTCCCATTATGTTTTCTAATTGGCTTTAGCTGGTATAAAAACATCGTTTTGATATCTTTTAATCTTACCAATATCCTTGATTTCATTTCCTGATTATCTGTAAAGAGATAAAAACAGTTTACAATTTAACTGAATCTTATTAAACATATTACATATAAGGTTTTCTCACCAATTTTTAAACAGTACCTCAAAGTTATAGTAGTAAATAAAGATTACAGTCTCATAGAAGAATGTAGGCGCCTACCTTTAACATCCTTGTTCATTCTATGAATGTCTTATTTTCTtagcattaaggaatttaaaaatattatttcataagtACTAAtagtaaacagaaaaataacctCAATTTTAGTTAAATAAATCCAGCATCCACCCagctgaaaaaaggaaaagttccAAGGCCCACGATAAACACATAAAACAAGAGTGATTGGGAGCTTCCAATTACTAACTCTGTAATCAAATGGGCTTTGTAACCTGACCAAAATATGATCTTTGtcccagaaaattaaaataagtagaCTTGATTGTTCTTTGATTATCTACCTGCTTGTTCTATGATTATCCACCATGTCCTGGATTTGAATACTGGGAACACAAGTAAATCAATACAccatcaaatgagataatgaatttgAAAAGCATACCCAGATGATCAGATACCCTCAATCAAGGTCTGGACAGACTCAATACTGTACAAAACTGACAAACTAAATTACttaagactgagaaaatatcacaCAAACATAGATAATCAAAGTGCTTATAAAGGTGTGCAAAATAACGCATTCTCCTGTAGAGAAGCAGCTACTCATTTAATAAGCCCCAGGGTTagtaaatggctttttaaaatcaaaccCTGCTTCCAACAcaagagagacaaaaaaaaattttttttttaatttgtctaatAGGAAGCAAAGAAGCATCCTGAAGAATAATGCATTATGAGCAAGACATACTGGAGAAACTAGAGTTTTCTCATTCTTACAGCTTGTCCTAAAAACATGTCAAAGCCAAGATAAACTATTTTTTGATTATCTACCACTTTAGAATACTCATGCCTTCCATTAACATGGGCACCCAAGGTTCTGAGAACTATCACAAGTTCAGATCTCTTTATTACCAAAAAACACCTTCTGAATGATTAAAACACCAAGGATACAGCAAAGAGCTTTGGCGAGGGATCCTGCCAGCAGAGTTTCTGTATGTTGACCCTCTATGTCACCTGTAGacaacaaaaaacattaaaaagggaATTTTTAGGTACTTTCTTGACCTAAAATCATTTTCAAACCAAAGCATTCTTCTTCATGAATGAAATCAGATGACATTTTCAAACTGGGTTTAAAAACATAGATaagcaatttttaaacattttctcaatTTAAAATACCCTGGTGGTTGGGGGCTGAAGGGGTAGGAATGGGgggttgttgtttaatgggtataaagtttcagttttcaATGATGAAACAGTTCTGGAAATGGACGGTGGTGATTTTGCACAACagcgtgaatgtacttaatgccactgacctgtacacttaaaaatggttaaaatggtaaattttatgttataagaaacagataataaaaaatatCCTGGTGTTACTGGGAAAGGTTGTGGCTGCTCAATGACCTAAGTGGTAGCAGAGGCCCTGTGCAACTGCAGGCAGCCTGGACAGTGGCCCCTGGCCAGGCCCCAAGCCcttcccaccacctcccaccTGCCTGGGAAAGCCGTGAAAAGAGGACTGGAGAAAGTGCCCTGGCTGTGGGAGGCAGGGACGAGGTTTACAACTTATTCGGAGACTTGAGTGAAAAACAGTCACTCTCAtaataatcaaaattctacacCTTCAGCGCAAGAAGGTGGGGAGCCCAGATGGACACGCTGTGCGAACAGGGCCTGCAACCGGTCCAGGAGCGCTGATACCCCATGGGGAGGTCAGACCAGGAAAGGTCTGGAACACTACACTGAGAAGTTGGGACTTTGCCCTGGGGGCCAGTGGTTGCTCAAAACATGATTCGAGAACCAGCTGTAGGAATATCACCAGGGAACTCAATAGAAACACAAATTCTTGGGCCCTCCCtaaacccactgaatcagaaactatgGAGTGGGgttcagtatttcattttaacaagccctccaggtgatttttaacagttttattggggtataacttACAGATCAcaagattatctttttaagcacacaagtcaatgatttttagtaaatttgtaGGGATGTAAATCCTCGCCACAATCCAATtgtagaacatttccaccacCCCAAAAGATCACTTGGGCCCATTCCCATCACCTCTctgctcctccccagccccaggagaAATCattaatccactttctgtctctagaatTGCCTTTTCCCCACAGGTGATTTGGACACAGGAGACAGATTGAAAACACTGCCTGCAGGCAACAGGGAATCAGCAAAAGGTCTTTAAGGGCGGGAACAGCAGCTCTGACATTTAGGATGACAGCTCTAGAGGCTGAGTGGGAAGACTGGAACGGAGAGAGACCGGAGTCGGTTACGAAGTTGATAACAACGATCTAGAGCAAAGGCTCTCCACCTGGGCAACTGTGCCCCACGGGGGACATTTGGTTCTCACAACCGGGGGATATTACGGCATCCAGTTGgttgaggccagggatgctgctacgTATCCTTCAAAGCACAGGAAAGCCCCACAATAAAGAATTACCCGGCCCAAAATGTCAGCACGGCCAAGGCTCCGCTACATGGCAGGTAACAAG is a genomic window of Balaenoptera ricei isolate mBalRic1 chromosome 14, mBalRic1.hap2, whole genome shotgun sequence containing:
- the GTF2H3 gene encoding general transcription factor IIH subunit 3 isoform X2 — protein: MVSDEDELNLLVIIVDTNPIWWGKQALKESQFTLSKCIDAVMVLGNSHLFMNRSNKLAVIASHIQESRFLYPGKNGRLGDFFGDPGNPSSEFTPSGSKDGKYELLTAANEVIVEEIKDLMTKSDIEGQHTETLLAGSLAKALCYIHRMNKDVKDNQEMKSRILVIKAAEDSTLQYMNFMNVIFAAQKQNILIDACVLDSDSGLLQQACDITGGLYLKVPQMPSLLQYLLWVFLPDQDQRSQLTLPPPVHVDYRAACFCHRNLIEIGYVCSVCLSIFCNFSPICTTCETAFKISLPPVLKAKKKKLKMSA
- the GTF2H3 gene encoding general transcription factor IIH subunit 3 isoform X1, yielding MAPVYKRGEDELNLLVIIVDTNPIWWGKQALKESQFTLSKCIDAVMVLGNSHLFMNRSNKLAVIASHIQESRFLYPGKNGRLGDFFGDPGNPSSEFTPSGSKDGKYELLTAANEVIVEEIKDLMTKSDIEGQHTETLLAGSLAKALCYIHRMNKDVKDNQEMKSRILVIKAAEDSTLQYMNFMNVIFAAQKQNILIDACVLDSDSGLLQQACDITGGLYLKVPQMPSLLQYLLWVFLPDQDQRSQLTLPPPVHVDYRAACFCHRNLIEIGYVCSVCLSIFCNFSPICTTCETAFKISLPPVLKAKKKKLKMSA
- the GTF2H3 gene encoding general transcription factor IIH subunit 3 isoform X3, producing MVLGNSHLFMNRSNKLAVIASHIQESRFLYPGKNGRLGDFFGDPGNPSSEFTPSGSKDGKYELLTAANEVIVEEIKDLMTKSDIEGQHTETLLAGSLAKALCYIHRMNKDVKDNQEMKSRILVIKAAEDSTLQYMNFMNVIFAAQKQNILIDACVLDSDSGLLQQACDITGGLYLKVPQMPSLLQYLLWVFLPDQDQRSQLTLPPPVHVDYRAACFCHRNLIEIGYVCSVCLSIFCNFSPICTTCETAFKISLPPVLKAKKKKLKMSA